A section of the Streptomyces xinghaiensis S187 genome encodes:
- a CDS encoding ferritin-like domain-containing protein has translation MKRSVKLATAVAGAVVIGGTLAAGPVIAAANDGPGASGGTTSQSAQPGPQQRGGPQQGGPGMGRGHGMGQGMENGQGQGMGTRDGSCLATGSVTAEQGTLTEAQKKTLAWAAEEEKLAHDLYTAFGDKYDIRVFDRIAQSETNHLEAVRTLLDRYDVADPTTGKAAGEFTDKTVQATYDRLLAQGEKNDDGALKAGVTVETEDIEALTKAIAAIDDAPDAKQVYENLLAGSERHLAAFNRWLG, from the coding sequence ATGAAGCGCAGCGTCAAGCTCGCCACCGCCGTCGCCGGTGCCGTCGTGATCGGTGGCACCCTGGCCGCCGGGCCGGTGATCGCCGCGGCGAACGACGGACCGGGCGCGTCCGGCGGGACCACCTCGCAGAGCGCGCAGCCGGGCCCGCAGCAGCGTGGCGGCCCGCAGCAGGGCGGCCCGGGCATGGGCCGGGGCCACGGGATGGGCCAGGGCATGGAGAACGGGCAGGGCCAGGGCATGGGGACGCGGGACGGATCGTGCCTCGCGACCGGTTCCGTCACCGCGGAGCAGGGCACCCTGACCGAAGCGCAGAAGAAGACCCTCGCCTGGGCGGCCGAGGAGGAGAAGCTCGCGCACGACCTCTACACCGCCTTCGGCGACAAGTACGACATCCGGGTGTTCGACCGGATCGCCCAGTCCGAGACGAACCACCTCGAAGCCGTCCGGACGCTGCTCGACCGCTACGACGTGGCCGACCCGACGACGGGCAAGGCGGCGGGCGAGTTCACCGACAAGACGGTCCAGGCGACCTACGACCGCCTGCTCGCCCAGGGCGAGAAGAACGATGACGGCGCCCTCAAGGCGGGCGTCACGGTGGAGACCGAGGACATCGAGGCCCTCACCAAGGCGATCGCCGCGATCGACGACGCCCCCGACGCCAAGCAGGTCTACGAGAACCTGCTGGCCGGCTCGGAACGCCACCTGGCGGCCTTCAACCGCTGGCTCGGCTGA
- a CDS encoding peptidase inhibitor family I36 protein has translation MAKRRRTARISVVLAAVAVLGTLTGTAQAGTTEARESSRQARAEQNCPSGYVCFWSRPYFRGIMRVYKNPRFHTCGWVPGHQARSVVNRDNQTWSFYGDVNCRAHVVTLSPGRSAANVLVRTWK, from the coding sequence ATGGCGAAACGTCGTCGGACCGCGAGGATCTCCGTGGTGCTCGCGGCGGTCGCGGTGCTCGGCACCCTCACGGGTACCGCCCAGGCCGGGACCACCGAGGCCCGGGAGTCCTCCCGTCAGGCCCGCGCCGAGCAGAACTGCCCCTCCGGGTATGTCTGCTTCTGGAGCCGGCCGTACTTCCGGGGCATCATGCGGGTCTACAAGAATCCCCGCTTCCACACCTGCGGCTGGGTTCCCGGCCACCAGGCCCGGTCCGTCGTCAACCGGGACAACCAGACCTGGTCCTTCTACGGGGACGTCAACTGCAGGGCTCATGTGGTGACCCTGTCCCCGGGCCGGTCCGCAGCCAATGTCCTCGTCCGTACGTGGAAGTGA
- a CDS encoding sporulation protein, producing MTDVTDVTKASIPRPRENVRLESLIAASGISHKRLAHRLNEICLSQGVAVNYTHTSVANWCRRGVRPRWPAPRHICAVLSEALGRPVGLEEIGMEWSGRLDQDSGLGFPRNQQDALAEASSYWSSLNRRDFLTTSPFISSVFSEPVTRWLVSPTEPLASSSGRLSVGRAHIGELRAAAESARWWDSRYGGAAWKSQSLTAYLYERVVPMLNGRYTERDGRELFSVTGEMARLAGWTAFDAGRHQVAQRHYIQALRLAKAGSDIHLGSYILSTMAMQALMREYTSEAIDMAQGAFERVPSADPRVLGFAKLIEARAHAREGNARMASNCLSMAERLQERGSGEGTGERPWIDFFSRQRIITDAAEIFRDLGRPRSTFAWHKLGKMPGDDYARSRGIRLSVLATAYAQSGELDHSLRMGQESLRLFTRLQSVRGLDYLKIYATSLKPWRGEKAVVTYLGEVRELGRFLAAA from the coding sequence GTGACGGACGTGACGGACGTGACGAAAGCGAGTATTCCCAGGCCCCGGGAGAACGTCCGGCTGGAGAGCCTGATCGCCGCGTCGGGGATCAGTCACAAGAGGCTGGCCCACCGTCTGAACGAGATCTGCCTGTCACAAGGGGTGGCCGTCAACTACACGCATACTTCGGTCGCGAATTGGTGCCGTCGAGGCGTACGGCCCCGATGGCCCGCCCCACGGCACATATGCGCCGTACTCTCCGAAGCACTGGGCAGGCCGGTCGGCCTGGAAGAAATCGGTATGGAGTGGTCGGGCAGGCTCGACCAGGATTCCGGTCTCGGCTTCCCCAGGAACCAGCAGGATGCGCTCGCCGAGGCCTCGTCGTATTGGAGCAGCTTGAACCGTCGGGACTTTCTCACCACTTCGCCGTTCATCTCCTCGGTGTTCTCGGAGCCGGTGACACGTTGGCTGGTCAGCCCGACCGAGCCGTTGGCCTCGTCTTCCGGGCGGCTCAGCGTAGGGCGAGCGCACATCGGCGAACTGCGCGCGGCGGCCGAATCAGCGCGATGGTGGGACTCCCGGTACGGAGGCGCGGCCTGGAAGTCCCAATCGCTTACCGCCTACCTGTACGAGCGGGTTGTCCCCATGCTCAACGGGCGGTACACCGAACGTGACGGTCGTGAACTGTTCTCGGTGACCGGAGAAATGGCCCGGCTCGCGGGATGGACGGCGTTCGACGCGGGCCGGCACCAGGTGGCGCAGCGCCACTACATCCAGGCGCTGCGCCTGGCCAAAGCGGGAAGCGACATCCACCTGGGTTCATACATCCTCAGTACCATGGCCATGCAGGCCTTGATGCGGGAATACACCTCGGAAGCCATCGACATGGCGCAAGGGGCTTTCGAGCGCGTTCCCTCCGCGGACCCGAGGGTGCTGGGATTCGCCAAACTGATCGAGGCGAGGGCTCATGCCAGGGAGGGGAACGCCCGCATGGCCTCCAACTGTCTGTCCATGGCTGAACGGCTTCAGGAACGCGGTTCGGGTGAGGGTACCGGTGAGCGCCCTTGGATCGATTTCTTCAGCAGGCAGCGGATCATCACCGACGCTGCCGAGATCTTCCGCGATCTCGGCCGTCCCCGGTCCACCTTCGCCTGGCACAAGCTGGGAAAGATGCCTGGCGACGACTACGCGCGCTCCCGTGGAATCCGCCTGTCCGTGCTGGCCACCGCCTACGCACAGTCGGGAGAACTCGACCACAGCCTCCGAATGGGCCAGGAATCCCTCCGCTTGTTCACACGGCTGCAGAGCGTGCGCGGACTCGACTACCTGAAGATCTACGCCACCTCGCTCAAGCCATGGCGGGGTGAGAAGGCGGTCGTCACCTATCTCGGCGAGGTACGCGAACTGGGCAGGTTCTTGGCGGCCGCCTGA
- a CDS encoding alpha/beta fold hydrolase, translated as MSRPTSLSLPPRARVRRLETSRGSFAALECTPPDEVPLTGAVLMVPGFIGSKEDFLPLLEPLSAAGIRTVAVDGRGQHETPGPEDEAAYAQDELAADVRALSAAIVEDGSSAVPLHLLGHSLGGVIARAAVLSTASPHPWSSLTLMSSGPAAIQPEQQKRVQLLTQWLPVLGKEQLWHEMQKLEEREAPSAELAEFLHRRWVNTVPQQLVVTGRQLTEEPDRVNELAAASLPVLVVCGQEDYAWPVSWQRDMAARLGAVSAVIENSAHSPNAENPAETARVLISFWGSLTGSTHVEARHPTAPPHARGLPIEQLCPVVGGNER; from the coding sequence ATGAGTCGACCCACCAGCCTCAGCCTGCCTCCCCGAGCCCGGGTCCGGCGGCTGGAAACGAGCCGAGGCTCCTTCGCCGCCCTGGAGTGCACTCCGCCAGACGAGGTGCCCCTCACAGGTGCCGTGTTGATGGTGCCCGGCTTCATTGGCAGCAAGGAGGACTTCCTCCCGCTGCTCGAACCGTTAAGTGCGGCAGGCATCCGTACGGTGGCCGTCGACGGACGCGGCCAGCACGAGACGCCGGGCCCAGAGGACGAGGCGGCCTATGCCCAAGACGAACTGGCGGCAGACGTCAGGGCATTGAGCGCGGCCATCGTGGAGGACGGCTCCTCCGCCGTTCCCCTCCACCTCCTCGGCCATTCCCTGGGCGGGGTCATCGCACGTGCAGCCGTACTGTCCACTGCCTCTCCGCACCCCTGGTCATCACTTACGCTCATGAGTTCAGGCCCGGCCGCGATCCAGCCGGAGCAGCAGAAGCGAGTCCAACTCCTCACCCAATGGCTACCGGTGCTCGGCAAGGAGCAGCTGTGGCACGAGATGCAGAAGCTGGAGGAGAGAGAAGCACCCAGTGCCGAATTGGCGGAATTCCTCCACCGCCGCTGGGTCAACACCGTCCCACAGCAGCTCGTGGTGACAGGCCGCCAACTCACAGAAGAGCCGGACCGGGTCAACGAACTCGCTGCGGCTTCGCTGCCGGTGCTGGTCGTGTGTGGCCAGGAGGATTATGCCTGGCCTGTCTCTTGGCAGCGCGATATGGCGGCTCGACTCGGGGCGGTCAGCGCTGTCATCGAGAACAGTGCCCACTCGCCCAATGCGGAGAACCCTGCGGAGACGGCACGGGTGCTGATCTCCTTCTGGGGGTCGCTCACGGGGTCCACTCACGTGGAAGCCCGGCATCCGACAGCCCCACCGCACGCGCGGGGTCTGCCAATCGAACAGCTCTGTCCCGTTGTGGGTGGCAACGAAAGGTGA
- a CDS encoding stealth family protein, with the protein MHDIDTTPPDATRREGASSSPGTEDDEPRTQDAPGTSEAPGAADAREALDTPDAPAATTRAGHRNPEVSWPVRFYRRSVPVRLRRAVVARTSPAARARAKRWFTTVPSPGDALGRLRAAHAVRRHPDLFRGPDRALRMAGGAPRAVLVTPDPTPLGARNANAARVREALDAAGVDHFSVRGRRDTSAVVAVAAADRARAHRALARACADAPGYVNAVEAGERLRRTVPGFRAATWRAVAEADVIRLTWYHGDPEGRLLLGPKYGCDVEFWAAGEETGDTLTAPRHNRTAEVVPRTDDPVKVSETLFTALAPPARPLPPVRTRKEFARPAPEDVRFPVDAVYTWVDGHDPDWLARRAETAGHAYHEEAANAARYASHDELRYSLRSLHLYAPWLRTIHLVTDRQVPSWLDTEVPGLRIVDHTEIFSDPGLLPTFNSHAIESQLHHIEGLSEHFLYFNDDVFLGRPTRPQDFFHANGLTQFFPSPALIPPGAPSERDVPVSAAGKNNRALIEEMSSTVIGHKMKHTPHALRRSVLYEIEERFPEQHRATASRRFRSLDDLSIVSSLHHYYAFLTARAVPGQLRYAYLDISDPVVGVRLDRLLARRDRTVFCLNDTVSGEEDVEAQRALLTPFLEAYFPVPGPYERGAVSGRAGTGREAGAGTVDGSVDGSADGLAHRQAAGPVADGTAHGRAA; encoded by the coding sequence GTGCACGACATCGATACGACACCGCCGGACGCGACGCGCCGGGAGGGCGCCTCCTCCTCGCCGGGCACGGAGGACGACGAGCCGCGGACGCAGGACGCCCCCGGCACCTCCGAAGCACCCGGCGCGGCCGATGCGCGGGAAGCACTGGACACCCCGGACGCACCGGCCGCGACCACCCGGGCCGGCCACCGCAATCCCGAGGTCTCCTGGCCCGTCCGGTTCTACCGCCGCTCCGTCCCCGTACGCCTCAGACGGGCCGTCGTGGCCCGTACGTCCCCCGCCGCCCGGGCCCGTGCCAAGCGGTGGTTCACCACGGTGCCGTCCCCCGGGGACGCCCTCGGCCGGCTCCGCGCCGCCCATGCCGTCCGACGCCACCCCGACCTGTTCCGCGGGCCGGACCGGGCGCTGCGCATGGCCGGCGGCGCACCGAGAGCCGTCCTGGTGACGCCCGACCCGACCCCCCTGGGGGCCCGCAACGCGAACGCCGCCCGGGTCCGCGAGGCCCTCGACGCGGCCGGGGTGGACCACTTCAGCGTGCGGGGCCGCCGCGACACCTCCGCGGTCGTCGCCGTCGCGGCCGCCGACCGCGCACGCGCCCACCGCGCCCTGGCGCGGGCCTGCGCCGACGCCCCCGGCTACGTCAACGCCGTGGAGGCGGGGGAGCGGCTGCGGCGGACCGTCCCCGGCTTCCGCGCCGCCACCTGGCGCGCGGTCGCGGAGGCCGACGTCATCCGGCTGACCTGGTACCACGGCGACCCGGAGGGCCGCCTCCTCCTTGGGCCCAAGTACGGCTGCGACGTGGAGTTCTGGGCCGCCGGCGAGGAGACCGGGGACACCCTGACCGCGCCGCGCCACAACCGGACCGCCGAAGTGGTGCCCCGCACGGACGACCCCGTCAAGGTCTCCGAAACCCTCTTCACCGCACTCGCCCCACCGGCCCGGCCGCTGCCGCCGGTGCGCACCCGCAAGGAGTTCGCCCGGCCGGCCCCCGAGGACGTCCGCTTCCCCGTGGACGCCGTCTACACCTGGGTCGACGGCCACGACCCCGACTGGCTCGCCCGCCGCGCGGAGACCGCCGGGCACGCCTACCACGAGGAGGCGGCCAACGCCGCCCGTTACGCCAGCCACGACGAACTCCGCTACTCGCTGCGTTCCCTGCACCTCTACGCCCCGTGGCTGCGGACCATCCACCTCGTCACGGACCGCCAGGTGCCGTCGTGGCTGGACACCGAGGTGCCCGGGCTGCGCATCGTCGACCACACGGAGATCTTCAGCGACCCCGGGCTGCTGCCCACCTTCAACTCCCACGCCATCGAAAGCCAGTTGCACCACATCGAGGGCCTGTCGGAACACTTCCTCTACTTCAACGACGACGTCTTCCTCGGCCGCCCCACCCGCCCGCAGGACTTCTTCCACGCCAACGGACTCACCCAGTTCTTCCCCTCCCCGGCCCTGATCCCGCCCGGCGCCCCCAGCGAGCGTGACGTGCCCGTCTCCGCGGCGGGCAAGAACAACCGGGCACTCATCGAGGAGATGTCGTCCACGGTCATCGGCCACAAGATGAAGCACACCCCGCACGCGCTGCGGCGCTCCGTCCTGTACGAGATCGAGGAACGCTTCCCGGAACAGCACCGCGCCACCGCGAGCCGCCGCTTCCGCAGCCTCGACGACCTGTCGATCGTCTCCTCCCTCCACCACTACTACGCGTTCCTCACCGCCCGGGCCGTGCCGGGGCAGCTCCGCTACGCCTACCTCGACATCTCCGACCCGGTGGTGGGCGTGCGGCTGGACCGTCTGCTGGCCCGGCGGGACCGGACCGTCTTCTGCCTCAACGACACCGTCTCCGGCGAGGAGGACGTGGAGGCGCAGCGGGCGCTGCTCACCCCGTTCCTGGAGGCGTACTTCCCCGTTCCGGGTCCGTATGAGCGCGGGGCCGTGTCCGGCAGGGCCGGGACGGGGCGCGAGGCCGGGGCCGGGACCGTGGACGGCTCCGTGGACGGCTCCGCGGACGGCCTCGCGCACCGGCAGGCGGCCGGCCCCGTGGCGGACGGTACGGCACACGGCCGCGCGGCGTGA
- a CDS encoding aminoglycoside phosphotransferase family protein, with protein sequence MTDTKIEITAELVRDLLRDQHPDLADRPVRLGARGWDNQLWRLGADLAVRLPWATRSADALLRKEYEWLPVLAPRLPLPVPVPQRLGEPSGRFPRPWIVTTWVPGVSGDRAPVTRAAEAADALAGFLTALHQPAPGNAPVGGYGRGKPLADRAEQFARQLASATERGLVTDPDAVRAVWDDAVAAPGWAGPPLWLHGDLHPANVLTLDGTFSGVVDFGDLCAGDPACDLAAPWLLLPDGAADRFHAAYQPAPDAATLRRARGWAVLQALSGILVGEAGIQGDPGGKPTWGPPAQAALRRLTATVR encoded by the coding sequence ATGACGGACACCAAGATCGAGATCACCGCCGAGCTGGTCCGCGACCTGCTGCGTGATCAGCATCCCGACCTGGCCGATCGTCCCGTGCGTCTCGGCGCGCGGGGCTGGGACAACCAGCTGTGGCGGCTCGGTGCCGACCTCGCCGTCCGGCTTCCCTGGGCGACGCGGTCCGCCGACGCGCTGCTGCGCAAGGAGTACGAATGGCTGCCCGTTCTCGCCCCGCGCCTCCCGCTGCCCGTCCCCGTTCCCCAGCGTCTCGGCGAGCCCTCCGGGCGGTTCCCGCGCCCCTGGATCGTCACCACCTGGGTGCCGGGCGTGTCCGGCGACCGCGCCCCCGTCACACGGGCCGCGGAGGCGGCCGATGCCCTCGCCGGATTTCTGACGGCTCTTCACCAGCCGGCCCCCGGCAACGCTCCCGTGGGCGGTTACGGCCGCGGGAAGCCGCTGGCGGACCGTGCCGAGCAGTTCGCCCGGCAGCTCGCCTCCGCCACCGAACGGGGGCTCGTCACCGACCCGGACGCCGTCCGCGCGGTCTGGGACGACGCCGTCGCCGCGCCCGGCTGGGCGGGCCCGCCCCTGTGGCTCCACGGCGATCTGCACCCGGCCAACGTCCTCACCCTGGACGGCACCTTCAGCGGCGTGGTCGACTTCGGCGACCTCTGCGCGGGCGACCCGGCCTGCGATCTCGCCGCCCCCTGGCTGCTCCTGCCGGACGGCGCGGCCGACCGCTTCCACGCCGCCTACCAGCCGGCCCCGGACGCCGCGACCCTGCGTCGCGCCCGCGGGTGGGCGGTACTGCAGGCCCTCAGCGGCATCCTCGTCGGAGAAGCGGGCATCCAGGGAGACCCCGGCGGCAAGCCCACCTGGGGGCCACCGGCCCAGGCCGCACTGCGACGCCTCACCGCGACGGTCCGCTGA
- a CDS encoding aminoglycoside phosphotransferase family protein — MSTGQQTRPGTHPVDDDLVRRLIAGQFPQWAGLAVQRVPSGGTVNAMFRLGDGMVVRLPLTEGGAADISLEQEWLPRLAPQLPTAVPEVLGAGRPAEGYPWPWSVYRWLEGEIPEPEALGDPERLAGDLAGFVAAMRSIPVPPGVPRAHRGGPVASLDTETRAAIGQLRGIPQEGVDCGAVTAVWEDALRAPEGDGPPVWLHADLMPGNLLVDGGGRLTAVIDFGCTGTGDPACDLFPAWNLLPSGAREVFRETLGVDDASWRRGRGRTLSQALIALPYYRETNPAMARNARHVIRAVLEAQ, encoded by the coding sequence ATGAGCACAGGGCAGCAGACGCGTCCCGGCACGCACCCCGTCGACGACGACCTCGTACGGCGCCTGATCGCAGGGCAGTTCCCGCAGTGGGCCGGCCTCGCGGTGCAGCGGGTTCCGTCCGGCGGCACGGTCAACGCCATGTTCCGGCTGGGCGACGGCATGGTCGTACGCCTGCCGCTGACGGAGGGCGGGGCCGCCGACATATCGCTGGAGCAGGAGTGGCTGCCCCGTCTCGCACCCCAACTGCCCACGGCCGTCCCCGAGGTGCTCGGCGCCGGGCGGCCCGCCGAGGGCTATCCGTGGCCGTGGTCGGTGTACCGGTGGCTGGAGGGGGAGATCCCCGAGCCGGAAGCGCTCGGCGACCCCGAGCGGCTCGCCGGGGACCTGGCCGGGTTCGTGGCGGCGATGCGGAGCATTCCCGTGCCACCCGGAGTTCCGCGGGCACACCGGGGCGGGCCGGTCGCCTCCCTGGATACGGAGACCCGGGCGGCGATCGGGCAACTGCGCGGGATCCCGCAGGAGGGCGTCGACTGCGGCGCCGTGACCGCCGTGTGGGAGGACGCGCTCCGGGCCCCGGAAGGGGACGGCCCGCCGGTGTGGCTGCACGCCGATCTCATGCCGGGCAACCTGCTCGTGGACGGCGGCGGCAGGCTCACCGCGGTCATCGACTTCGGGTGCACGGGGACGGGCGATCCGGCCTGCGATCTCTTCCCGGCGTGGAATCTTCTGCCGTCCGGGGCACGGGAGGTCTTCCGCGAGACGCTCGGCGTGGACGACGCGTCCTGGCGCCGCGGCCGGGGGCGGACGCTCTCCCAGGCGCTGATCGCCCTGCCGTACTACCGCGAGACCAACCCGGCCATGGCGCGCAACGCCCGGCATGTGATCCGGGCTGTGCTGGAAGCCCAGTGA
- a CDS encoding barstar family protein has protein sequence MRGLLLFRISTEGRSGIKAFFDAVRRTLPLDPPLAGWRSWDALADSLWEGIHVLERDRVVLLWPDAASFAEASPEEFRTAVDVVTDVAESLSEEKPTVGRPTDLCVYIGR, from the coding sequence ATCCGAGGACTGCTCCTCTTCCGGATTTCCACGGAAGGGCGATCAGGGATCAAGGCGTTCTTCGACGCCGTCCGGAGAACGCTTCCCCTCGACCCGCCGCTTGCGGGGTGGCGCAGTTGGGATGCCCTCGCTGATTCGCTGTGGGAGGGAATCCACGTGCTGGAGCGAGATCGGGTCGTCCTCCTCTGGCCGGACGCGGCCTCGTTCGCCGAGGCGAGCCCGGAGGAATTCCGCACGGCCGTGGACGTGGTGACGGACGTCGCGGAATCCCTCTCGGAGGAGAAGCCGACCGTGGGACGGCCCACGGATCTCTGCGTGTACATCGGCAGATAA
- a CDS encoding MFS transporter: MQGYLVVLRTSGLRVPLLATVLGALPIGMLGLALLLYVHRLTGSLAAGGLAAAAFGLGNAAGMAVQGRLIDRYGQARILALVGTACAAWGVLLVAAAPAVPWQGFAVAAGAGMGTCVPATTGSMRVLLAESVRGGEARTAGYALLAVLFQLALLTGPLVTSLLLVLAGPGAAVVTGGLLSGGAALLFSTTRASRDWSPARTAARAGGVRGNRGLAVLLLLAAGSGLSAGIVLVAVPAAALALGTAADSGVLIATVSAGEIVAGLAFGARRWRWSAARLLLAALAGSAVTAGLAAWAASSLALLFPALFLVGVCGGPSAIASSALLDTLASRSALTKSYTLLVSAWLVGGALGNAAGGAVTESLGHRQAFALSACWIAVLLGTGALFRRTLETPPEAVESEKRS; the protein is encoded by the coding sequence ATGCAGGGCTATCTCGTCGTCCTCAGGACTTCCGGTCTTCGCGTCCCGCTGCTGGCCACGGTGCTCGGCGCCCTTCCCATCGGCATGCTGGGCCTGGCCCTGCTGCTGTACGTGCACCGGCTGACCGGCTCGCTCGCCGCCGGTGGCCTGGCCGCGGCGGCGTTCGGCCTGGGGAACGCCGCCGGGATGGCGGTGCAGGGGCGGCTCATCGACCGGTACGGCCAGGCGAGGATCCTCGCGCTCGTGGGCACCGCCTGCGCGGCCTGGGGCGTCCTGCTGGTCGCCGCCGCGCCCGCTGTGCCCTGGCAGGGGTTCGCTGTCGCGGCCGGTGCCGGGATGGGGACCTGCGTTCCGGCGACCACCGGCAGCATGAGAGTGCTGCTGGCCGAATCGGTCCGGGGGGGCGAGGCCCGCACGGCGGGGTACGCGCTGCTGGCGGTGCTGTTCCAGCTCGCGCTGCTGACCGGGCCGCTGGTCACGTCGCTGCTGCTGGTCCTGGCGGGACCGGGCGCGGCCGTGGTGACGGGCGGTCTGCTGTCCGGCGGGGCGGCCTTGCTCTTCTCCACGACACGAGCCTCCCGGGACTGGAGCCCGGCCCGAACCGCCGCCCGGGCCGGCGGAGTTCGCGGAAACCGTGGTCTGGCCGTCCTGCTGCTGCTCGCCGCCGGATCGGGACTCTCGGCCGGCATCGTCCTCGTCGCCGTGCCGGCCGCCGCCCTCGCCCTGGGCACCGCCGCGGACAGCGGGGTGCTGATCGCGACGGTCTCGGCCGGAGAGATCGTCGCGGGGCTGGCCTTCGGCGCCCGCCGGTGGCGCTGGTCAGCGGCACGGCTGCTGCTGGCCGCCCTGGCGGGTTCGGCGGTGACGGCCGGCCTGGCGGCATGGGCCGCGAGCAGCCTCGCACTGCTGTTCCCCGCTCTCTTCCTGGTGGGCGTGTGCGGCGGCCCGTCCGCCATCGCGTCCTCCGCGCTGCTGGACACGCTGGCTTCCCGGTCCGCGCTGACCAAGTCGTACACCCTGCTGGTGAGCGCCTGGCTGGTGGGCGGCGCACTGGGCAACGCGGCGGGCGGAGCCGTCACGGAGAGCCTGGGGCACCGGCAGGCATTCGCGCTCAGCGCCTGCTGGATCGCCGTCCTGCTGGGCACGGGAGCGCTGTTCCGCAGGACTCTGGAGACCCCTCCCGAAGCCGTGGAGAGTGAGAAGCGTTCCTGA
- a CDS encoding DUF397 domain-containing protein, producing MITAGSGATTLAWFKSSYSSEEGGECVEVAMTWRKSSYSSGEGGECVEVAMTWRKSSHSSDEGGQCVEVAGSPSAIHVRDSKNIARPGLAVGPGAWASFVGFASRADV from the coding sequence ATGATCACTGCGGGATCTGGGGCGACTACCTTGGCTTGGTTCAAGAGCAGTTACAGCAGCGAAGAGGGCGGCGAGTGCGTCGAGGTTGCCATGACCTGGCGCAAGTCCAGTTACAGCAGTGGTGAGGGCGGTGAATGCGTTGAGGTTGCCATGACCTGGCGCAAGTCGAGCCACAGCAGTGATGAGGGCGGACAGTGCGTTGAGGTCGCGGGGTCCCCCAGCGCTATCCACGTCCGGGACTCCAAAAACATAGCCCGGCCCGGCCTCGCGGTTGGCCCGGGTGCCTGGGCTTCCTTCGTCGGCTTCGCGTCCCGCGCGGACGTCTGA
- a CDS encoding helix-turn-helix domain-containing protein has protein sequence MSEQEPDEGTELVCEQGTGTLCVFGRQLKRFRVRAGIERPDFGAATGYSASTIASFEQGRRVPPLRFIDRADELLDAGGVLQEMKEEVEKAQFPAFFRGAVKLEAGAVALHVYANQAMPGLLQTEEYARAVFAMRRPLLDDGIIEQRVTARLARQEIFSRRPMPTISFVVEETVLRRPIGGLVVMRGQLEQALLRARHRNVVLQVMPTDRHEHAALAGPFTLLETREGRRIAYVEVLKESRLLVDRRAVRETEECYGILRAQALTPRESMAFIEKLLGET, from the coding sequence ATGAGCGAGCAAGAGCCGGATGAGGGTACGGAGTTGGTCTGCGAGCAGGGCACGGGGACGCTGTGCGTGTTCGGACGCCAGCTGAAGCGGTTCCGGGTACGGGCGGGCATCGAGCGGCCGGACTTCGGCGCCGCGACGGGATACTCGGCGTCGACCATCGCGTCCTTCGAACAGGGTCGGCGGGTCCCGCCGCTCCGCTTCATCGACAGGGCCGATGAACTGCTGGACGCGGGCGGGGTCCTGCAGGAGATGAAGGAGGAGGTGGAGAAGGCACAGTTTCCGGCGTTCTTCCGCGGGGCTGTGAAGTTGGAGGCAGGGGCCGTAGCGCTGCACGTGTATGCCAACCAGGCCATGCCAGGACTGTTGCAGACGGAGGAGTACGCACGTGCCGTGTTCGCGATGCGCCGCCCGCTGCTGGACGACGGGATCATCGAGCAGCGTGTGACTGCCCGGTTGGCGCGCCAAGAGATCTTCTCCCGTAGGCCGATGCCGACGATCAGTTTTGTCGTGGAGGAGACGGTGCTGCGTCGTCCGATCGGCGGGCTCGTGGTGATGCGGGGGCAACTGGAGCAGGCTCTGCTGAGAGCTCGGCACAGGAACGTCGTACTGCAAGTAATGCCGACAGATCGTCATGAGCATGCGGCCTTGGCCGGTCCATTCACCTTGCTCGAAACGAGAGAAGGCCGGAGGATCGCTTACGTGGAGGTGCTGAAGGAGAGTCGACTCCTCGTAGACCGCCGTGCGGTCCGCGAGACCGAGGAGTGTTACGGCATCCTGCGAGCTCAGGCCCTCACCCCACGAGAGTCGATGGCCTTCATCGAAAAGTTGCTAGGGGAGACATGA